In Salvia hispanica cultivar TCC Black 2014 unplaced genomic scaffold, UniMelb_Shisp_WGS_1.0 HiC_scaffold_579, whole genome shotgun sequence, a single genomic region encodes these proteins:
- the LOC125199595 gene encoding IST1-like protein isoform X2 produces the protein MRREIAKLLETGQEASARIRVENILREEKMMAAHELVELFCELITARLPIIDAQKECPLDLKEAISSVCFAAPRCADLPELQQVQTLFSGKYGKEFVSSAAELMPDCGVNRQLVDLLSVRAPSPDVKLKLLKEIAKEHELDWDPSASENDLLKTRDDLLDGPIQFVSNPGPRAPFTNTHNDEANSTTSQSAVGEHPDSDDDFEIIDFPEVPMQQPSQSNKSMNEEEDAKISMRQAQDKQFVPFIRPPPSQLPEPYPVEENGSSPSATKTIDDKADFQDVLAAAEAAAETAEGAAAAARSASSLAELRITELMKKENEDFSYSESENPFHNEKTKTELKEEVELDAINPFAHSKTPFASPGRNSASEHSSYDAKGVFDSYSESDNAFSYSSFNRTPPLSPMDDDTDFSYPNLFTSQGYK, from the exons ATGCGTCGAGAAATTGCCAAGCTCCTTGAGACTGGCCAGGAAGCCTCTGCTAGGATTCGG GTGGAGAACATTCTACGGGAAGAGAAGATGATGGCTGCTCACGAATTGGTTGAATTGTTCTGTGAGCTTATTACTGCTCGTCTTCCAATTATCGATGCACAAAA GGAATGCCCTTTGGACTTGAAAGAAGCCATTTCTAGTGTATGCTTTGCTGCACCGAGGTGTGCTGATCTGCCAGAGTTGCAACAGGTGCAAACGTTGTTTTCTGGTAAATACGGTAAAGAATTTGTGTCTTCTGCAGCTGAGCTTATGCCCGACTGTGGTGTCAATCGGCAg TTGGTTGACCTTTTATCCGTCCGAGCTCCATCTCCTGATGTTAAACTGAAACTGTTAAAGGAAATTGCCAAAGAACATGAGCTTGATTGGGATCCCAGTGCTTCGGAAAATGACTTACTGAAGACTCGTGATGACTTGCTG GATGGGCCAATCCAGTTTGTCAGTAATCCCGGACCCCGAGCCCCATTTACCAACACGCATAATGATGAGGCTAACTCTACAACCTCACAATCAGCTGTGGGTGAACACCCTGATTCtgatgatgattttgaaattatagacTTTCCAGAAGTTCCTATGCAGCAGCCATCACAGTCAAATAAAAGCatgaatgaagaagaagatgcgAAGATTTCAATGCGCCAAGCACAAGACAAACAGTTTGTGCCATTCATACGTCCTCCTCCTTCACAGTTGCCTGAACCATATCCTGTGGAAGAAAATGGTTCATCGCCCTCAGCCACAAAGACAATCGATGATAAAGCTGATTTCCAAGACGTTTTGGCTGCTGCTGAGGCAGCCGCAGAGACAGCAGAGGGTGCAGCAGCAGCTGCTCGATCAGCCTCTAGCCTTGCTGAACTTCGTATAACTGAGCTCATGAAGAAAGAGAATGAAGATTTCTCATATTCTGAATCTGAGAACCCGTTCCACAACGAGAAAACCAAGACAGAACTTAAAGAGGAGGTTGAATTAGATGCAATAAACCCGTTCGCACATTCTAAAACTCCCTTCGCCTCTCCAGGCCGAAACAGCGCCTCAGAACACTCTTCTTATGATGCAAAAGGTGTATTCGATTCCTACTCTGAGAGCGACAATGCTTTCAGCTATAGCAGTTTTAACCGAACTCCGCCATTGTCACCAATGGATGACGATACGGATTTCTCGTACCCGAACTTGTTCACATCGCAAGGCTATAAGTAA
- the LOC125199595 gene encoding IST1-like protein isoform X1, with translation MLDFFFTKSFNSSQCRTLLKLTIPRIKLLRNRREIQIKQMRREIAKLLETGQEASARIRVENILREEKMMAAHELVELFCELITARLPIIDAQKECPLDLKEAISSVCFAAPRCADLPELQQVQTLFSGKYGKEFVSSAAELMPDCGVNRQLVDLLSVRAPSPDVKLKLLKEIAKEHELDWDPSASENDLLKTRDDLLDGPIQFVSNPGPRAPFTNTHNDEANSTTSQSAVGEHPDSDDDFEIIDFPEVPMQQPSQSNKSMNEEEDAKISMRQAQDKQFVPFIRPPPSQLPEPYPVEENGSSPSATKTIDDKADFQDVLAAAEAAAETAEGAAAAARSASSLAELRITELMKKENEDFSYSESENPFHNEKTKTELKEEVELDAINPFAHSKTPFASPGRNSASEHSSYDAKGVFDSYSESDNAFSYSSFNRTPPLSPMDDDTDFSYPNLFTSQGYK, from the exons ATGcttgattttttctttaccAAATCTTTCAATTCCTCCCAATG TAGAACTCTGTTGAAGCTTACAATCCCTCGGATAAAGTTGTTGAGGAATCGAAGAGAGATTCAGATAAAACAGATGCGTCGAGAAATTGCCAAGCTCCTTGAGACTGGCCAGGAAGCCTCTGCTAGGATTCGG GTGGAGAACATTCTACGGGAAGAGAAGATGATGGCTGCTCACGAATTGGTTGAATTGTTCTGTGAGCTTATTACTGCTCGTCTTCCAATTATCGATGCACAAAA GGAATGCCCTTTGGACTTGAAAGAAGCCATTTCTAGTGTATGCTTTGCTGCACCGAGGTGTGCTGATCTGCCAGAGTTGCAACAGGTGCAAACGTTGTTTTCTGGTAAATACGGTAAAGAATTTGTGTCTTCTGCAGCTGAGCTTATGCCCGACTGTGGTGTCAATCGGCAg TTGGTTGACCTTTTATCCGTCCGAGCTCCATCTCCTGATGTTAAACTGAAACTGTTAAAGGAAATTGCCAAAGAACATGAGCTTGATTGGGATCCCAGTGCTTCGGAAAATGACTTACTGAAGACTCGTGATGACTTGCTG GATGGGCCAATCCAGTTTGTCAGTAATCCCGGACCCCGAGCCCCATTTACCAACACGCATAATGATGAGGCTAACTCTACAACCTCACAATCAGCTGTGGGTGAACACCCTGATTCtgatgatgattttgaaattatagacTTTCCAGAAGTTCCTATGCAGCAGCCATCACAGTCAAATAAAAGCatgaatgaagaagaagatgcgAAGATTTCAATGCGCCAAGCACAAGACAAACAGTTTGTGCCATTCATACGTCCTCCTCCTTCACAGTTGCCTGAACCATATCCTGTGGAAGAAAATGGTTCATCGCCCTCAGCCACAAAGACAATCGATGATAAAGCTGATTTCCAAGACGTTTTGGCTGCTGCTGAGGCAGCCGCAGAGACAGCAGAGGGTGCAGCAGCAGCTGCTCGATCAGCCTCTAGCCTTGCTGAACTTCGTATAACTGAGCTCATGAAGAAAGAGAATGAAGATTTCTCATATTCTGAATCTGAGAACCCGTTCCACAACGAGAAAACCAAGACAGAACTTAAAGAGGAGGTTGAATTAGATGCAATAAACCCGTTCGCACATTCTAAAACTCCCTTCGCCTCTCCAGGCCGAAACAGCGCCTCAGAACACTCTTCTTATGATGCAAAAGGTGTATTCGATTCCTACTCTGAGAGCGACAATGCTTTCAGCTATAGCAGTTTTAACCGAACTCCGCCATTGTCACCAATGGATGACGATACGGATTTCTCGTACCCGAACTTGTTCACATCGCAAGGCTATAAGTAA